The DNA sequence CGCTTCAACGGCAGCGGTCGCTTCGGCAAGCTGACGGGATTTGCGCTGTACGGAACGCGGTGTCCAGTCAGAGCGGCGCAATTCATCGAGCATGGCGCCTCGCACGCGAATACTGGCGTAAGTCTGAAAACTTGCACCCTGTGCAGCGGCGTAATTTTTTGATGCTTCCAGCAGGCCGATCATCCCCACCTGAATCAGGTCGTTTACATCAAGATCAGCGGGCAGACGCGCCATCAAGTGGTGGGCGATGCGCCGAACCAGCGGCAGGTGTTCCCTGACCAGCCGCTCCTGTTGCTGTTTGCAACTGTCTGCATACACCGCCGCGCCGTTCATCCGAACAACTCCCCACCCATGGTGTTAAAGCTGTTGGACTGAATTAGCCGTTCGACAAAAAATTCGAGATTGCCCGACGCCACATGCGGCTGCGGCCAGCGATCAATCTGTTCAGCGATTCGAGTTAACGCTTTTGACGCCTTACTGCGCGGGGCCGCTTCAACCACAGCAGTCTGGCGCTGCACCGATTTACGCAACTGCTCATCAAAAGGCACTGCTCCGAGATAGCGCAGACTCACGTCGAGGAAGCGCTCGGCAACGCGGCTGATTTTGAAAAACAGCTCTTCGCCCTGCACCTTGTCTTTCACCATGTTGGCAACGATATGGAATCGCTCAACACCATGATCCCGGCTTAACACTTTAATCAGCGCATAAGCATCGGTAATGGAAGTAGGCTCGTCACATACCACCACCAGTACTTCCTGGGCGGCCTTGGAGAAACTAACCACACTGTCGGAAATCCCGGCAGCGGTATCCACCAGCAGAACGTCTACCGGCTGGCTCAACTCACTGAAGGCGCGAATCAAACCGATATGCTCGGCGTTGGACAATTCCGCCATGCGGGTAACACCGGATGCGGATGGCACAATCTGCACCCCGCCCGGCCCCTGAATCAGAATCTCTTCCAGCGAACGTTCGCCAGAAATTACGTGACGCAGATCGTAGCTGGCATGCAGCCCCAGCATCACATCCACATTGGCAAGGCCGAGATCGGCGTCCATCAACATGACGTTCTTGCCCATGCGGGCAAGGGAGGTGGCCAGGTTTACCGATACGTTGGTTTTACCGACACCACCCTTTGCCCCCGTTACCGCAATTACTCGAACCGGTTTGGTTTGAGCCATCTGCCGCAGTCCGCTGGCCTGATCTACAAAGGCGTTATGCGAGTCCAGCATTGAGAGTCATACCTCCAAAAGAGTCGGCAGCCATCATTGGCTGATTCCAACCGACAGTTTCCATCATCTCCTCGGCGTGCTTGACCAGATCGGCCGCCCGCGCGGGGTGTAAATCTTCCGGCACTCGCTGGCCGTTACCGATGTAGGCAACCGACAGTTTGTAGCGAATCAGCGCCGACAGAATCGGTCCCATGCTGGCGGTTTCGTCCACTTTGGTGACGATGGCACCGGCCAGATTGGTGCTGCTGAATTTGCGTACAACTTCGTCGAGAATGGCGAGCTGTGACGTTGCTGACAAAGTCAGGTAAATCTTGATGCCCGGCTCCACGCCGGTCAGGGTTTCGAACTGTTGGGTCAGGCCCATATCGCGCTGGCTCATACCGGCGGTATCGATCATCACCAGTTTGCGGTCAGCAAATTCGGCCAGAGCCTGGGAGAGTTCTTCGCGATTGGTGGCGACCCGCACCGGTACGCCGAGAATGCGGCCAAAGGTATAAATCTGCTCCTGTCCGCCAATGCGGTAGCAGTCGGTGGTAATCAGAGCCACCTGTTTGCGGCCGTGACGCATCGCAAACCGTGCCGCCAATTTGGCGACCGAAGTGGTTTTGCCAACACCGGTTGGGCCAACTACGGCCACGCGACCGCCGTTGTTAATAATGTCGTCCTGATTTTCGATAACTTGAGATCCCAGATTTCGCAGGCAGGCATCCCAGCCGTAATCCATATCAATACTGCCGGGCAACTGTTCGGTGAGTTTC is a window from the Porticoccaceae bacterium LTM1 genome containing:
- a CDS encoding MinD/ParA family protein translates to MAQTKPVRVIAVTGAKGGVGKTNVSVNLATSLARMGKNVMLMDADLGLANVDVMLGLHASYDLRHVISGERSLEEILIQGPGGVQIVPSASGVTRMAELSNAEHIGLIRAFSELSQPVDVLLVDTAAGISDSVVSFSKAAQEVLVVVCDEPTSITDAYALIKVLSRDHGVERFHIVANMVKDKVQGEELFFKISRVAERFLDVSLRYLGAVPFDEQLRKSVQRQTAVVEAAPRSKASKALTRIAEQIDRWPQPHVASGNLEFFVERLIQSNSFNTMGGELFG
- the flhF gene encoding flagellar biosynthesis protein FlhF, encoding MKIQRFVARDSKQAMRLVREAMGGDAVILSSSRVEEGVEVVAAADYDDKLLNPARAGHGAATSSQASRPQPTGYQKPSYQHPASYQPASYERPSAHQQPVAQPSQQRPVQQPAQAKPDLDSYNEMRRELTNLRGMLEGELSQLSQRDMGQRQPVRSNLVRRLGGLGLSRDLSLKLTEQLPGSIDMDYGWDACLRNLGSQVIENQDDIINNGGRVAVVGPTGVGKTTSVAKLAARFAMRHGRKQVALITTDCYRIGGQEQIYTFGRILGVPVRVATNREELSQALAEFADRKLVMIDTAGMSQRDMGLTQQFETLTGVEPGIKIYLTLSATSQLAILDEVVRKFSSTNLAGAIVTKVDETASMGPILSALIRYKLSVAYIGNGQRVPEDLHPARAADLVKHAEEMMETVGWNQPMMAADSFGGMTLNAGLA